A part of Aspergillus flavus chromosome 1, complete sequence genomic DNA contains:
- a CDS encoding TPR domain protein, whose translation MGSVENSPVPASAEYYDLGSFGHTITTTSADTQTWFNRGLTWCYAFNHLEGAYCFEQAISHDPSCTMAHWGLAYALGPNYNKGWDRFDPQDLAVCLKRAFAASRRAKELSVHALPWEQALADALTLRYPSETPLADYSVPSAEYAAAMKSAYEKYGSDLDIAVLYADALMNLTPWALWDLFTGQPVKGAPTADVQRVLERALEQDGGYQHPGLLHLYIHYIEMSPTPELGMNAGDHLRDLVPDAGHLHHMPTHLDILVGDWRRSIASNYNSTLADDKFLRRAGAVNFYTFYRLHDYHSLIYAAMFAGKLKTAMDAVARMEASVPEEVLRMKSPPMADWLENFMTVRVHVMVRFGMWEEIIQMELPHDQDLYTVKTAMVHYAKGVAYAATGRVGEAEQERELFQRARTRVPETRRAYNSKCSDLLAVASAMLDGEIEYRRGEYEQAFDSLRKSIELDDRLPYSEPWAWMQPTRHAYAALMLEQGQIEKAESVYRADLGLDNTLIRPRRHPNNVWSLQGYHECLVRLGKTEQAAMIEPTLRLALAVADVPIKASCFCRLDTSQAPEVIKKGCGDKGRCH comes from the coding sequence ATGGGCTCTGTCGAAAATTCACCTGTACCGGCAAGCGCTGAATATTATGATCTTGGATCATTTGGACACACCATCACTACAACCAGCGCAGATACACAAACATGGTTCAACCGCGGTTTAACCTGGTGTTACGCCTTCAATCATCTCGAAGGTGCCTATTGCTTCGAACAAGCAATTAGCCATGATCCATCATGTACAATGGCTCACTGGGGATTGGCGTATGCGCTGGGACCCAATTACAATAAAGGCTGGGATCGGTTCGATCCCCAAGACTTAGCTGTCTGCTTAAAACGAGCCTTTGCCGCATCGCGACGCGCAAAGGAATTATCAGTCCATGCCTTGCCCTGGGAGCAGGCACTTGCCGACGCCCTTACACTGCGCTACCCGAGCGAAACCCCGCTGGCGGACTACTCGGTGCCAAGCGCAGAATACGCTGCCGCCATGAAATCAGCGTACGAGAAGTACGGCAGCGATCTGGATATCGCAGTGCTGTATGCGGATGCGCTGATGAATTTGACTCCCTGGGCCCTGTGGGATCTGTTTACCGGCCAGCCTGTCAAGGGTGCCCCGACAGCTGACGTGCAGCGAGTGCTGGAACGGGCATTGGAGCAAGACGGTGGTTATCAACATCCTGGTCTTCTGCATCTGTATATTCATTATATCGAAATGTCTCCTACCCCTGAGTTGGGTATGAATGCGGGTGATCATTTACGGGATCTGGTTCCGGATGCTGGTCATCTGCACCATATGCCTACTCATCTGGATATCTTGGTTGGTGACTGGCGCCGTTCTATTGCGTCGAATTATAACTCGACTCTTGCCGATGATAAATTCCTGCGTCGTGCGGGGGCTGTCAATTTTTATACGTTCTACCGGCTTCATGATTACCATTCGCTGATTTATGCTGCTATGTTTGCTGGAAAACTCAAAACCGCTATGGATGCTGTTGCGCGTATGGAGGCGTCCGTTCCAGAGGAGGTGCTTCGCATGAAATCCCCTCCTATGGCGGACTGGCTGGAGAATTTCATGACCGTGCGCGTGCATGTCATGGTACGCTTTGGCATGTGGGAGGAGATTATTCAGATGGAATTGCCCCATGACCAAGATTTATACACGGTCAAAACAGCCATGGTTCATTATGCCAAGGGAGTCGCATATGCAGCGACGGGACGGGTAGGTGAAGCAGAGCAAGAGCGGGAATTATTCCAAAGGGCTCGGACACGAGTGCCAGAGACTCGTCGGGCCTATAATAGCAAGTGCTCCGATCTCCTGGCTGTGGCGTCCGCTATGCTCGATGGAGAGATTGAATACCGTCGTGGGGAGTACGAGCAGGCGTTCGACAGTCTGCGCAAATCGATCGAGCTGGATGATAGGCTTCCGTACAGTGAACCCTGGGCCTGGATGCAGCCTACTCGACATGCCTACGCTGCCCTTATGTTGGAACAGGGCCAAatcgagaaggccgagagtGTGTATCGCGCTGACCTTGGGCTGGACAACACTCTCATCCGGCCCCGGCGGCATCCGAACAATGTCTGGTCCCTCCAGGGCTACCATGAATGCTTGGTGCGTTTGGGGAAGACGGAACAAGCGGCTATGATCGAGCCTACACTAAGGCTGGCGCTGGCTGTGGCAGATGTCCCTATCAAGGCATCTTGCTTCTGCAGACTAGATACATCGCAAGCTCCGGAGGTGATTAAGAAGGGTTGTGGCGATAAAGGTCGTTGTCATTAG
- a CDS encoding phosphatase 2C-like domain-containing protein, with amino-acid sequence MVPKTVSTSATVLISSSFSSPLSRNPQWIANFRRPRTGVRRYNRAAWPSYGITTPVPDRPPQFPSSGSRKSPFCFQTGYALCAKRPSRPFPPPFLSPPSSSFSDPLTTHYHSQDKRLSVKGELVRGLNNGDDAVLVADNFLGVDDGVGAWATKPRGHAALWSRLLLHFWALEVERGVNNNAPLDPVEYLQRAYEETVNATTAPSEWYGTTTSVTAILHWTCDDAGNEKPLLYVTNIGDCKLLVIRPSEEKVLFRTKEQWHWFDCPMQLGTNSVDTPRKDAVMSQVALEEDDVVLAVSDGVLDNLWEHEILSITLESIKKWNQGRHDNTDLEWAPPEVLAEERMVFVARELLKSALAIAQDPFAESPFMEKAIEEGLAIEGGKMDDISVVVGSCKRRAS; translated from the exons ATGGTGCCCAAAACCGTATCGACTTCGGCGACTGTATTAATATCCTCGTCCTTTTCATCTCCGTTGTCGCGAAACCCACAGTGGATCGCAAACTTCAGACGACCCAGAACCGGGGTGCGACGATATAACCGCGCTGCGTGGCCGTCCTACGGCATCACCACTCCCGTCCCGGATCGTCCTCCACAGTTCCCCAGTTCCGGATCTAGGAAGTCTCCATTCTGCTTCCAGACGGGGTATGCGCTCTGTGCCAAACGGCCCTCGCGCCCCTTTCCCCCACCGTTCCTGTCCCCGCCGTCCTCGTCCTTTTCCGACCCGTTGACCACCCACTACCATAGTCAGGATAAGAGATTATCCGTCAAGGGCGAACTAGTCAGGGGGCTGAACAACGGTGACGATGCCGTATTGGTTGCGGATAATTTCCTCGGGGTCGACGACGGCGTGGGGGCATGGGCCACTAAGCCACGAGGTCATGCTGC ACTCTGGTCCAGGCTTCTACTACATTTTTGGGCCCTAGAAGTCGAACGAGGAGTTAATAATAATGCGCCGCTGGATCCAGTCGAGTACCTTCAACGGGCTTACGAAGAAACCGTCAACGCAACGACCGCCCCCAGCGAATGGTACGGAACGACGACCTCCGTAACTGCGATCTTACATTGGACCTGCGATGATGCGGGGAACGAAAAGCCTTTACTTTACGTGACTAATATAGGCGATTGCAAGTTGCTGGTCATCCGTCCAAGCGAGGAGAAGGTCCTGTTTCGGACCAAGGAACAATGGCATTGGTTCGACTGTCCCATGCAGCTGGGGACCAACAGCGTGGATACGCCGCGGAAGGATGCAGTGATGTCTCAAGTCGCtttggaggaggatgatgtcgtACTTGCTGTGTCCGACGGTGTGTTAGACAATCTTTGGGAACATGAAATATTGTCCATTACGCTCGAAAGCATCAAGAAGTGGAACCAGGGACGGCATGACAATACAGACCTCGAGTGGGCTCCTCCGGAGGTGCTGGCAGAAGAACGCATGGTATTCGTGGCAAGAGAGCTGCTCAAATCCGCGCTAGCTATTGCCCAGGACCCGTTCGCTGAGAGCCCGTTTATGGAGAAGGCAATTGAAGAGGGTCTCGCTATTGAAGGGG GAAAAATGGATGACATTAGCGTGGTGGTCGGTTCCTGCAAGAGGAGGGCTTCTTGA
- a CDS encoding cytochrome c oxidase biogenesis protein Cmc1 like-domain-containing protein has product MHSHLHTPYNANCEAIMTALDECHAKGFLHKALGNCNDIKRDVNKCLAAERYERAKRNREAARENRKRIEKIWADEKAFEQGFSSTPAGVGAEKKE; this is encoded by the exons ATGCATTCCCACCTCCACACACCCTACAATGCCA ACTGCGAAGCAATCATGACAGCGTTGGACGAATGCCACGCCAAGGGCTTCCTGCATAAGGCTCTCGGGAACTGCAACGATATCAAGCGCGACGTGAACAAGTGTCTGGCCGCGGAGCGGTACGAGCGGGCCAAGCGGAACCGTGAGGCGGCGAGGGAGAACCGGAAGCGAATTGAAAAGATCTGGGCGGATGAGAAGGCTTTTGAGCAGGGGTTCTCGTCTACGCCGGCGGGTGTTGGtgctgagaagaaggagTAG
- a CDS encoding putative rRNA processing protein Pwp1 gives MSSMITTTSWVRRGVAAQMPIKYEIDEEEMNRISTLAKMQLEDAQSDLKAAQEGDDDDDDEAMEEDDKKDVMEEDSGKKTEATTADDDDLKEYDLDHYDSDDVDEDGEKATMFGNVKSLAYHQPEEEDPYLVMPPEEEDEEREELQILPTDNLVLAGKVEDEVAHLEVYVYEDHDANLYVHHDIMLPAIPLCTEWLDMPVGKTAEGRTTGNFVAVGTMEPDIEIWDLDIVDCMYPNAILGQGGEGEAKKPKKKKTKANDEFHVDAVLALAANRQHRNLLASASADRTVKLWDLNTTKCAKSYAHHTDKVCSLDWHPKESTVLLSGSYDRTVVAADMRAPDSKARWGVDTDVENVRWDMHDPNYFYVTTDGGMVYRYDVRNVPANPKDSKPVWSLQAHDDSVSAFDINSAIPGFLVTGSTDKQVKLWNVENDKPSMVVSRKLEVGKVFSTTFAPDPEVSFRLAVAGSKGVVQIWDTSTNAAVRRAFVSRMPSLEGEVQERTVGVQADQNESDEEDAVQEVGAAAVGADGWESMDED, from the exons ATGTCTTCTATGATTACAACTACCTCTTGGGTGCGACGGGGTGTCGCGGCCCAGATGCCGATCAAATatgagattgatgaggaggagatgaatCGGATATCGACTCTCGCGAAGATGCAGCTTGAGGATGCTCAGAGTGATCTGAAGGCTGCGCAGGAAGgggacgacgatgacgatgatgaggctatggaggaggatgacaagaaggatgtgatggaggaggattcGGGGAAGAAGACGGAGGCGACTACTGCTGA TGACGATGACTTGAAGGAATACGATCTCGATCACTACGACAGTGATGACGTCGACGAGGATGGCGAGAAGGCTACCATGTTCGGCAATGTTAAGTCGCTTGCTTACCACCAgcctgaagaggaggatcCGTACCTGGTGATGCCaccggaggaggaagatgaagagagagaggaactGCAGATTCTTCCGACTGATAACTTGGTACTTGCGGGTaaggtggaggatgaagtcgCGCATCTCGAGGTCTACGTCTACGAGGACCACGACGCCAATCTCTACGTGCACCATGACATCATGCTGCCGGCCATTCCTCTCTGCACTGAATGGTTGGACATGCCCGTTGGAAAGACCGCCGAGGGCCGCACTACAGGAAACTTTGTGGCTGTTGGTACGATGGAGCCCGATATTGAGATCTGGGATCTGGACATTGTCGACTGCATGTACCCCAACGCCATCCTGGGCCAGGGTGGTGAAGGTGAAGCTaagaagccaaagaagaagaagaccaaggcgAACGACGAGTTCCACGTCGACGCGGTGCTCGCGCTGGCTGCGAATAGGCAACATCGTAATCTCCTTGCCTCCGCCTCGGCCGATCGAACGGTTAAACTTTGGGATCTCAACACCACTAAATGCGCCAAGTCTTACGCCCACCACACCGACAAGGTGTGCTCCTTGGACTGGCACCCGAAGGAATCCACCGTCTTGCTGAGTGGTAGCTACGATCGCACTGTGGTGGCCGCGGACATGAGAGCCCCCGACTCCAAGGCCCGGTGGGGTGTGGACACAGACGTCGAGAACGTGCGCTGGGATATGCACGATCCAAACTACTTCTACGTGACGACAGATGGCGGTATGGTCTATCGCTACGATGTGCGAAACGTCCCCGCCAACCCTAAGGATTCGAAACCCGTGTGGTCCCTGCAGGCGCACGACGACTCGGTGTCAGCTTTCGACATTAACTCCGCCATTCCGGGCTTCCTGGTCACCGGTAGCACAGACAAGCAGGTCAAACTGTGGAACGTCGAGAACGACAAGCCTAGCATGGTCGTCTCACGCAAGCTGGAGGTGGGCAAAGTTTTCTCGACTACATTCGCCCCCGATCCGGAGGTCAGCTTCCGACTGGCCGTGGCCGGCAGCAAGGGCGTCGTGCAGATCTGGGACACTTCCACCAACGCCGCAGTCCGCCGGGCTTTCGTGTCGCGGATGCCCAGTCTGGAAGGTGAGGTGCAGGAGCGCACCGTCGGTGTGCAGGCAGACCAGAATGAgtcagatgaagaagatgccgTCCAGGAGGTTGGTGCAGCCGCCGTCGGTGCGGATGGCTGGGAGTCGATGGACGAAGACTGA
- a CDS encoding RNA polymerase I transcription factor (unnamed protein product): MLATSSPVPILKTAKETPTAGIKHKMEDMNLSLSPSSSGSSDGEGLPSPRKRARVQFKDVEMVSFDERVQGNTGAPEKSAAVVREEVRRAIQRHISGTDSEAYDRIKEIFSVDPRRGEEDGMFSYDVPTHTTLRYHLLGLLSNVASLDRSCNGLVNAVLNSVWLGRDESYVKLYIRFLGNLAAAQGSYLGPVLKMLVTYLGELPKGTGKLPGYAPVLVPEIYTRVHMAIRHIVHLIPSGSGSLSPVLSMQFPFDTDSPKANIAYTQNLIRVIGYAPELQADILALLTEKLVKIDVQIQVDMDDLDDEEEEEVLHAVSPGAIVFGEDDDDDNASVASDDSIDAESQRLKTIKDNVLKLDGMIDSLFAYYAPTFASGTLDDKENTLDLLLSHFQSIILPTYRSRHSQFLLFHFSQSSPDLVDRFTTACIEIVFNKMQPAITRQSAAAYLASFVARGAHISGEIVRDVFGLLGGHLRDLRDLYEPSCRGPDLRRYGPFYSTAQALLYIFCFRWRDLTTAATEGDSIEQVDELEIEDITFPPMVKEALHQTIYSKLNPLKVCSPAIVSEFARMSQHLNLMYVFSILETNKRIRMTSFRNLAALADPRFSLVERETRAGDDLGYQLDAYFPFDPYQLPRSRHWVEADYIHWRGIPGDDQDESDSEVDDFESDDDLSDETGTDDEKEGFVPRQVERESALGDIRLQMCFACC; encoded by the exons ATGCTAGCTACGTCTTCTCCTGTTCCTATCTTGAAAACTGCTAAGGAGACACCCACTGCCGGTATAAAACATAAAATGGAGGATATGAATCTTTCCCTGTCCCCCTCGTCCTCTGGTTCGTCTGACGGCGAGGGGCTCCCCAGCCCGAGGAAGCGGGCTCGGGTGCAGTTCAAGGATGTTGAAATGGTTTCTTTCGATGAAAGGGTGCAAGGGAACACCGGGGCCCCAGAGAAAAGTGCGGCTGTGGTTCGCGAGGAGGTGCGCCGTGCTATCCAACGGCATATCTCGGGCACCGACAGCGAAGCCTACGACCGCATCAAAGAAATTTTCTCAGTGGATCCCCGgcgtggagaagaggatggcaTGTTTTCCTACGATGTACCTACACATACGACTTTAAGATATCATCTTCTGGGCCTTCTGTCAAACGTGGCTTCTTTGGATCGCAGCTGCAACGGGCTAGTCAACGCTGTTCTGAACAGCGTATGGCTCGGGCGCGACGAGTCCTATGTTAAGTTGTATATTCGCTTCCTAGGTAATCTTGCGGCCGCTCAGGGAAGTTATCTGGGACCGGTGCTCAAAATGCTGGTCACCTACCTAGGGGAGCTGCCCAAGGGCACGGGCAAGCTGCCGGGCTATGCTCCCGTCCTCGTGCCAGAGATCTACACCCGGGTCCACATGGCTATCCGTCACATAGTGCATTTGATTCCGTCCGGTAGCGGATCATTGTCGCCCGTCTTGTCCATGCAGTTTCCATTTGATACCGATTCTCCCAAGGCCAACATTGCGTACACGCAAAACCTCATCAGAGTAATTGGCTATGCCCCAGAACTGCAAGCGGACATCCTTGCTCTCCTCACCGAAAAACTCGTCAAGATCGATGTACAAATTCAGGTGGATATGGACgatcttgatgatgaagaggaagaggaggttcTGCATGCTGTCTCTCCTGGAGCCATTGTCTTCGGtgaggacgatgacgatgacaatGCATCGGTCGCCAGCGATGACTCGATAGACGCCGAGTCTCAGCGGCTTAAGACGATCAAAGATAACGTTCTCAAGCTGGATGGCATGATCGATTCTCTGTTTGCATACTACGCACCGACCTTCGCCTCTGGCACCTTGGATGACAAGGAGAATACGCTTGATCTCTTACTTAGCCACTTCCAAAGCATTATCCTTCCAACTTATCGCTCACGCCATTCCCAatttctcctcttccacttCTCTCAGTCGTCCCCCGATCTTGTTGACCGCTTTACCACGGCATGCATCGAGATCGTTTTCAATAAAATGCAGCCAGCCATCACGCGTCAATCTGCCGCTGCCTACCTCGCTAGCTTTGTTGCCCGGGGCGCACACATCTCTGGTGAGATTGTACGAGATGTCTTCGGTCTACTAGGCGGACACCTGAGGGATCTGCGTGACCTCTATGAGCCTTCCTGCCGGGGTCCTGACCTCCGTCGCTACGGCCCATTCTACTCCACCGCACAGGCCCTACTCTACATCTTCTGCTTCCGCTGGCGGGACCTGACCACTGCAGCAACAGAGGGTGATAGCATCGAGCAAGTAGACGAGCTTGAGATAGAAGACATCACCTTCCCACCAATGGTGAAGGAGGCCCTTCACCAGACCATCTATTCTAAGCTGAACCCGCTGAAGGTGTGCTCGCCCGCCATCGTATCAGAGTTCGCACGGATGTCCCAGCACCTGAATTTAATGTACGTGTTCAGCATTCTCGAAACGAACAAACGAATCCGCATGACATCTTTCCGGAATCTGGCCGCCCTGGCAGACCCGCGATTCAGCTTAGTCGAACGAGAGACTCGTGCCGGTGATGATCTCGGTTACCAACTCGACGCATACTTCCCATTCGACCCGTATCAGCTCCCCCGCAGCCGGCACTGGGTGGAAGCTGACTACATCCACTGGCGCGGTATCCCCGGTGATGACCAGGATGAATCCGATAGTGAGGTTGACGATTTCGAATCGGACGATGATCTCAGTGACGAAACGGGCACTGATGATGA GAAAGAAGGGTTCGTACCTCGACAGGTAGAACGGGAGTCTGCACTCGGTGATATTCGGTTGCAGATGTGTTTTGCTTGTTGTTAG
- a CDS encoding putative 2-heptaprenyl-1,4-naphthoquinone methyltransferase (unnamed protein product), whose amino-acid sequence MDGVKRYYSSLETRLGNWIVYGGRAHLGYYPPDVWWPFPVHHALIAMEDQVFRSLRLNPGARVLDAGCGDGQVAIHFAQKGLQVHAIDILPEHVQQAQQNVREAIDKVDWNAKHNSDTVTPLDALTVQQGDYHDLQTEENGSLDGIYTIETLVHATDLNRVLSEFYRVLKPGGRIALYEYDHWGDDDIQQTNQSEKEAMDKVRLHGAISKTANELSQSLLEDRSEHVCSQKGLAGMLNKAGFEDVQERDISPNVNPMIRFLAYFLYVPSMIVLTLGLEAYFINTVAIVANYQRGWKYIAVTARKPATVSG is encoded by the coding sequence ATGGACGGTGTCAAGCGATATTACAGCTCCCTTGAGACTCGCCTTGGGAATTGGATCGTCTACGGCGGCCGTGCTCATCTGGGTTACTACCCCCCGGATGTCTGGTGGCCATTTCCGGTCCATCACGCGCTTATTGCGATGGAAGACCAGGTGTTTCGATCACTGCGTTTGAACCCGGGTGCTCGAGTTCTTGATGCCGGTTGCGGAGACGGTCAGGTGGCGATCCATTTCGCGCAGAAAGGACTGCAAGTCCATGCTATCGATATTCTTCCAGAGCACGTCCAACAAGCACAACAGAATGTCCGGGAGGCTATTGATAAGGTCGACTGGAACGCCAAGCACAATTCAGACACAGTCACGCCTTTGGATGCATTGACGGTCCAGCAAGGTGACTATCATGATCTTCAAACGGAGGAAAACGGTTCACTGGACGGCATCTACACCATAGAGACATTAGTCCATGCGACCGACCTGAACCGCGTCCTGTCAGAGTTTTATCGAGTACTCAAGCCCGGAGGCAGGATCGCCCTATACGAGTATGACCACTGGGGTGATGACGATATTCAGCAAACAAACCAATCGGAAAAGGAGGCTATGGACAAGGTTCGCTTGCATGGTGCTATCTCAAAGACGGCAAATGAATTGTCCCAGTCACTCTTAGAGGACCGAAGCGAACATGTTTGCTCACAGAAAGGCTTGGCTGGGATGCTGAACAAGGCTGGCTTTGAGGATGTTCAGGAGCGTGATATCTCGCCGAATGTAAACCCAATGATACGGTTTCTCGCTTATTTCCTATATGTCCCATCCATGATTGTGTTAACTTTGGGCTTGGAAGCGTATTTCATCAACACTGTTGCCATTGTCGCCAACTATCAGCGTGGGTGGAAATATATTGCGGTGACAGCGCGGAAACCTGCGACAGTATCTGGCTAA
- a CDS encoding Alpha/Beta hydrolase protein: MASSRWWLLVQAVFWRFLMRIGMFIHHISFPRPPRRSFVRSIPSGSSRVDLYFYCPPEYSRDIKEGRRFPVVVNFHGGGFTLGCPTDDSRWAQSVLAEVGAVMVSVGYRRAPEHPFPAAVDDGVRAIQYLSAHAIELGLDVSRIALSGFSAGGNLAVTVPLRLRSLMCQESRDPWLDRAESTEQLVDASASDVNIVALFCWYPILDFEESREHRRAASIMPDKTLPEFFTNLFDEAYLPDLAERRSPYASPVRAADALLADALPHDIFFYICEWDMLLNEGQQFVRRLQNINKHVRAMMIEKVPHAWDKSPNPWRDQEQVDILYRDACADMKAIFNA, encoded by the coding sequence ATGGCATCGTCGCGATGGTGGCTTCTCGTGCAGGCCGTCTTTTGGCGGTTTCTAATGCGCATTGGCATGTTCATCCACCATATTTCCTTCCCACGACCACCTCGTCGCTCCTTCGTGCGATCCATCCCGTCCGGGTCGTCACGAGTTGATTTGTACTTCTACTGTCCACCCGAGTATTCTCGGGATATTAAAGAAGGTCGCAGGTTTCCAGTAGTGGTTAATTTTCACGGTGGTGGGTTCACCCTAGGATGTCCGACCGACGATAGTCGCTGGGCCCAGTCCGTCCTGGCGGAAGTTGGTGCCGTCATGGTCAGCGTCGGATACCGTCGAGCCCCCGAGCATCCGTTTCCCGCCGCTGTAGACGACGGGGTGCGAGCGATCCAGTATCTCTCCGCGCATGCCATTGAACTAGGACTGGACGTCTCACGCATTGCCCTCAGTGGCTTTTCCGCTGGTGGTAATCTAGCGGTCACGGTACCTTTGCGCCTCCGCAGTCTAATGTGTCAAGAATCCCGCGATCCATGGCTAGATCGTGCGGAGTCCACCGAACAGCTTGTCGATGCGTCCGCCAGCGACGTCAACATCGTTGCCCTCTTTTGCTGGTACCCCATCTTGGATTTCGAGGAGTCCCGTGAGCATCGGCGGGCTGCGAGCATCATGCCCGATAAAACCCTCCCGGAGTTCTTCACCAATCTATTCGATGAGGCGTACTTGCCGGATCTTGCGGAACGCCGATCGCCGTATGCATCGCCTGTTCGGGCCGCGGATGCCCTTCTCGCCGATGCCCTTCCCCATGATATCTTTTTTTACATCTGTGAATGGGACATGCTTCTTAACGAAGGTCAGCAATTTGTGCGTCGCTTGCAAAATATTAACAAACATGTCCGCGCCATGATGATTGAGAAAGTACCGCATGCCTGGGACAAGTCCCCGAACCCGTGGCGAGATCAGGAACAGGTAGATATTCTCTATCGCGACGCTTGTGCCGACATGAAAGCCATCTTTAATGCGTAG